TGTGAAACATGAACTCTGTCATTACCATCTTCATTTAAGCCGAGCGGGATACAGGCATAAAGACGCCGATTTTAAAAAGCTGCTTCAGCAGGTAGGCGGGCACCGCTATTGCAAGGACATGGGCGCTCGGCGAACTGTGAAAGTACGCTATGAATACATTTGTACCGCTTGCGGTCAGAAATTCGAACGCAAACGAAAATTAAACACGAGAAAATATTGCTGCGGAGTATGCCGCGGTTCATTTAAATTGATTTCGCAACGGCGCCTTTCCTAGAAGGATTTATGCGCTGTGAAGTCGAAGAAAAAATGGCAGTCGGGGTTTGGGATTGGATGGAGGGTTGTCATTTGCAGGATGTGATCAGTTTACACCGATACAGCCTGGAGGGGGCATTGAAACGGATTTTTTATTTGCGTCGTAGTAGTCTGTCAATAGAGGAACTGGAAACGATTTTGATGGACGAATATTCCTTTCGTGAAAGCCGATCGAAAGAAT
The sequence above is a segment of the Effusibacillus dendaii genome. Coding sequences within it:
- a CDS encoding SprT family protein, with the protein product MTNEELQQLVEQLSDRFFGKPFLHRALFNSRLQTTGGRYLLGSHNIEINPRPLELYGMEELIGIVKHELCHYHLHLSRAGYRHKDADFKKLLQQVGGHRYCKDMGARRTVKVRYEYICTACGQKFERKRKLNTRKYCCGVCRGSFKLISQRRLS